Proteins from one Nitrospirota bacterium genomic window:
- a CDS encoding CGGC domain-containing protein, whose product MARIGILTCSNATQELGCSSVSCLADLRKRKGSFAGYPPEEPLDLVGIINCPGCPTLTGADKLLQRIRALTEFRINAIHFSNCVKALCPFKEKYRAVLDAASPDIEIVIGTHQEHITPEEFRARVKKIFARPRITMVDMILNLDQQ is encoded by the coding sequence GTGGCACGCATCGGGATTCTTACCTGTTCCAACGCGACGCAGGAGCTGGGATGCTCCTCGGTGAGCTGCCTCGCTGACCTGCGGAAGCGAAAGGGGTCGTTTGCCGGGTATCCTCCCGAAGAGCCGCTCGATCTTGTCGGCATCATCAACTGTCCCGGCTGTCCCACCCTTACGGGAGCCGATAAGCTGCTGCAGCGGATCAGGGCGCTCACCGAGTTCAGGATCAACGCGATCCATTTCTCCAACTGCGTGAAAGCGCTCTGCCCGTTCAAAGAGAAGTACAGGGCGGTGCTCGATGCAGCCTCCCCTGATATCGAGATCGTTATCGGGACGCACCAGGAGCATATTACGCCGGAAGAGTTCAGGGCGCGGGTGAAAAAGATATTTGCCCGGCCGAGGATTACGATGGTGGATATGATCCTCAACCTGGATCAGCAGTAA
- a CDS encoding RNA-binding S4 domain-containing protein — protein sequence MKEFPLGDHEFIELHNLLKVTGLCESGGMAKALIAEGRVTVNGAVELRKRYKARKGDIVELDGNKITVI from the coding sequence ATGAAGGAGTTTCCCCTCGGAGACCATGAGTTTATCGAGCTGCACAACCTGCTGAAGGTCACCGGACTCTGCGAGAGCGGCGGCATGGCGAAAGCACTGATCGCCGAAGGCCGCGTCACGGTGAACGGCGCCGTCGAGCTGCGCAAGCGTTACAAAGCCCGCAAAGGTGACATTGTCGAGCTCGACGGCAATAAGATAACAGTTATCTAA
- a CDS encoding CDGSH iron-sulfur domain-containing protein → MSAYFPIVKELGPGTYRWCACGKTGTEPFCDDSHGEADRGPVELKLRERKKVAFCTCRKTRNAPYCDGTHVHLKE, encoded by the coding sequence ATGAGCGCGTATTTCCCGATCGTGAAGGAGCTGGGGCCGGGCACGTACCGGTGGTGCGCCTGCGGCAAGACCGGTACGGAACCGTTCTGCGATGATTCGCATGGAGAGGCGGACAGGGGGCCGGTGGAGCTGAAGCTGAGAGAGCGGAAGAAGGTGGCCTTCTGCACCTGCCGGAAGACGAGGAACGCTCCCTACTGCGACGGCACCCACGTACACCTCAAGGAGTGA
- the nifB gene encoding nitrogenase cofactor biosynthesis protein NifB, producing the protein MIPVTMPRKKKIAADHPCFSEEAHRTFGRIHLPVAPACNIQCRYCIRKYDCANESRPGITSTVLSPAEALERAEAVVERSGRISVIGIAGPGDPLANEATFETMSAIHRAFPDLILCVSTNGLALPDKLDALLRSGVRSVTVTINAVLPETAEKIYSWVSCRGRRSTGREAAALLLDNQWRGLGEAAEAGLMVKVNSVMIPGINDGELPLIAREAGAKGADIMNIIPLIPQAEFTGLGRPSRETIHAKRTECGGYLSQMSHCKQCRADACGILGQDGDMELETLHARLGEDYCDTVG; encoded by the coding sequence ATGATTCCCGTAACGATGCCCAGGAAAAAGAAGATCGCCGCCGATCACCCCTGTTTTTCCGAGGAGGCGCACCGCACGTTCGGCAGGATACATCTCCCGGTGGCGCCGGCATGCAACATCCAGTGCCGGTACTGCATAAGGAAGTACGACTGCGCCAATGAATCGCGGCCGGGCATCACCAGTACCGTCCTCTCTCCTGCCGAGGCGCTGGAGCGGGCAGAGGCGGTCGTTGAACGGAGCGGCCGCATCAGCGTCATCGGCATCGCGGGCCCGGGGGACCCTCTCGCCAACGAGGCGACCTTCGAGACGATGAGCGCCATTCACCGCGCATTCCCCGACCTCATCCTCTGCGTCTCGACCAACGGGCTCGCGCTCCCGGATAAGCTCGATGCGCTGCTGCGGTCGGGGGTCAGGAGCGTCACCGTTACTATCAATGCGGTGCTGCCCGAGACCGCTGAAAAAATATACTCATGGGTCTCCTGTCGGGGGCGGCGCTCTACCGGGAGGGAGGCGGCCGCGCTGCTGCTCGACAATCAATGGAGAGGGCTCGGCGAGGCCGCTGAAGCGGGGCTGATGGTGAAGGTGAACAGCGTCATGATACCCGGGATCAACGATGGAGAGCTTCCCCTCATCGCCCGGGAAGCAGGCGCGAAGGGCGCCGATATCATGAACATTATCCCTCTCATCCCCCAGGCAGAATTCACCGGGCTCGGACGCCCTTCGCGCGAGACGATACACGCGAAGCGCACCGAGTGCGGCGGCTACCTGTCCCAGATGAGCCACTGCAAGCAGTGCAGGGCCGACGCCTGCGGCATCCTCGGCCAGGACGGCGATATGGAGCTCGAGACGCTCCACGCGAGGCTCGGCGAAGACTACTGCGACACGGTCGGATAA
- a CDS encoding nucleotidyltransferase domain-containing protein: protein MKELTRKLKDFLANDPNVAFAHLFGSAAAGVLRKNSDIDIAICFYKPPEGMDLLRFITALSEMAGKDVDVVVLNTASAFLRHHVMKHRVALTINDETAYRKFREKTIADYDEYNYVSGMSAYDR from the coding sequence GTGAAAGAATTAACCCGAAAGCTCAAAGACTTTCTGGCAAACGATCCCAATGTGGCTTTTGCCCACCTGTTCGGTTCGGCTGCAGCAGGTGTGCTCCGGAAAAACAGCGATATCGACATAGCGATCTGTTTTTATAAGCCGCCGGAGGGTATGGACCTGCTCCGCTTCATCACTGCGCTCTCCGAGATGGCCGGAAAGGATGTCGATGTCGTTGTCCTCAACACTGCATCGGCCTTCCTCAGGCACCACGTGATGAAGCATAGGGTCGCCCTTACCATCAACGACGAAACTGCCTATCGGAAATTCAGGGAGAAAACCATAGCAGACTATGACGAGTACAATTATGTTTCGGGCATGAGCGCTTATGATCGATAA
- a CDS encoding GNAT family N-acetyltransferase yields MIRECTESDFDSMHDIINDAAQAYKGIIPPDCWEEPYMSREHLREEIDAGVIFWGHEENGTLIGVMGIQHVKDVTLIRHAYVRTIERKRGIGGGLLAHLLTMADRPVLIGTWAAALWAIRFYEKHGFRLVTTEEKERLLRAYWSISDRQIGTSVVLAGQKWFERSGGAPRVYS; encoded by the coding sequence ATGATCCGGGAATGTACAGAGAGCGACTTCGATAGCATGCATGACATCATCAACGATGCCGCGCAGGCATACAAGGGGATTATTCCCCCGGACTGCTGGGAGGAGCCGTATATGTCCAGGGAGCACCTCCGGGAGGAGATCGATGCCGGGGTTATCTTCTGGGGACATGAAGAGAACGGAACGCTCATCGGTGTGATGGGAATCCAGCACGTCAAGGATGTCACCCTCATCAGACACGCCTATGTCCGAACAATCGAAAGAAAGAGGGGGATAGGCGGCGGCCTCCTCGCGCATCTCCTCACTATGGCGGATCGGCCGGTGCTGATCGGCACCTGGGCTGCTGCTCTCTGGGCAATCCGTTTTTACGAGAAGCATGGCTTCCGGCTCGTCACTACGGAAGAAAAGGAACGGCTGCTCAGGGCGTACTGGTCGATTTCCGATCGCCAGATCGGGACCTCGGTGGTGCTCGCCGGACAGAAATGGTTCGAGCGGTCCGGAGGAGCCCCTCGCGTTTATTCCTGA
- a CDS encoding endonuclease Q family protein, which produces MRFIADLHIHSKYSRATSSDMSPESLWKWAQLKGIGVMGTGDITHPAWFRELNEKLESAGNGLFRLRREFRTGDVPASCRAEVGFILSAEISCIYKKGERTRKVHSILFLPDFPAAARLSIELSKIGNLNADGRPILGLDAKELLKILMEVSPEAMLVPAHVWTPHFSVFGAESGFDSLEECFEELTPHIHAIETGLSSDPPMNWRLSALDRITLISNSDAHSPAKIGREANILDTELSYKGIMEALKTKQGFTGTIEFFPEEGKYHYDGHRLCGVSLDPKETKRHNYLCPVCGKRVTVGVMHRMELLADRAEGSRPGSAPGYRSIIPLPEVLAEALKVGVSSKAVMKGYLRLLEQLGSEFTILMDTPLDEIGRASNALIREAVARVRAGKVHIAPGYDGEFGKVKIFEAVERKAIKGQAMLF; this is translated from the coding sequence ATGCGGTTTATCGCCGACCTCCACATCCATTCGAAATACTCACGGGCCACCAGCAGCGACATGTCTCCCGAAAGCCTCTGGAAGTGGGCGCAGCTCAAGGGGATCGGGGTCATGGGCACCGGCGACATCACCCATCCCGCGTGGTTCAGGGAGCTGAACGAAAAGCTCGAGTCCGCGGGCAACGGGCTCTTCCGGCTCCGCAGGGAGTTCCGCACCGGCGATGTCCCCGCGTCATGCAGGGCGGAAGTAGGGTTCATCCTCTCCGCCGAGATCAGCTGCATTTACAAGAAAGGGGAACGGACGCGGAAGGTACACTCCATCCTGTTCCTCCCTGACTTCCCCGCCGCGGCCCGGCTGAGCATCGAGCTCTCGAAGATCGGGAACCTCAATGCCGACGGGAGGCCGATCCTGGGGCTGGATGCAAAGGAGCTCCTGAAGATCCTCATGGAGGTATCGCCCGAGGCGATGCTCGTCCCTGCTCATGTATGGACGCCCCACTTTTCGGTCTTCGGCGCAGAGTCGGGGTTCGACTCCCTCGAAGAGTGCTTCGAGGAGCTGACTCCCCATATCCACGCGATCGAGACCGGGCTCTCCTCCGATCCCCCGATGAACTGGCGGCTCTCGGCCCTCGACCGCATCACGCTCATCTCGAACTCCGACGCCCATTCGCCGGCCAAGATCGGCCGCGAGGCGAATATCCTCGATACCGAGCTCTCCTATAAGGGGATCATGGAGGCGCTGAAGACGAAGCAAGGGTTTACGGGCACCATCGAATTCTTCCCCGAGGAGGGGAAGTACCATTACGACGGCCACCGGCTCTGCGGGGTGAGCCTCGATCCGAAAGAGACGAAACGCCACAACTATCTCTGCCCGGTCTGCGGTAAACGGGTGACGGTGGGAGTGATGCACCGCATGGAGCTGCTGGCTGACCGTGCCGAGGGCTCGAGGCCCGGGAGCGCGCCGGGGTATCGTTCCATCATCCCCCTGCCCGAGGTGCTCGCTGAGGCGTTGAAGGTCGGGGTCAGCAGCAAGGCCGTGATGAAGGGATATCTCCGCCTGCTGGAGCAGCTCGGCAGCGAGTTTACCATTCTCATGGATACGCCGCTCGACGAGATAGGCCGGGCGAGCAACGCCCTGATCAGGGAGGCGGTGGCCCGGGTGCGCGCCGGGAAGGTGCATATCGCGCCGGGCTACGACGGCGAGTTCGGTAAGGTAAAGATATTCGAGGCTGTCGAGCGGAAGGCGATCAAAGGGCAGGCGATGCTCTTCTGA
- a CDS encoding 3'-5' exonuclease, with protein MTGSSILRLTLREDDGDIEEERRLLFVGTTRAKDELFLLPARNRFLCGQRRAPLLSPFLGELPEPLVQTMVIPDRATKQNKERQIGLF; from the coding sequence ATGACGGGCTCTTCGATTCTCCGACTTACCCTGAGAGAGGACGACGGTGATATCGAGGAGGAGCGCAGGCTCCTCTTCGTGGGCACGACGAGGGCGAAGGATGAGCTCTTCCTGCTCCCTGCGCGGAACAGGTTTCTCTGCGGCCAGCGGCGGGCGCCGCTGCTATCGCCATTCCTCGGGGAGCTCCCGGAGCCGCTCGTGCAGACCATGGTGATCCCGGATAGGGCAACGAAACAGAACAAAGAGCGGCAGATCGGGCTTTTCTAA
- a CDS encoding cupin domain-containing protein, with protein sequence MPKRAHFEMLIASNVKARYMPSLSITPYLKREKAGRVMSFFKKADLEATRVRDGIVLRAISGNKTMITFFDFEPGAVIPAHKHPHEQITYVIEGEMEFTVEGEARVLRAGEGVVIYADQEHSGRVLDKAAKAVDAWYPIREDYL encoded by the coding sequence GTGCCGAAAAGGGCTCACTTTGAGATGCTCATCGCATCGAATGTCAAGGCGAGGTACATGCCCTCACTTTCGATTACACCCTATCTAAAGAGGGAGAAGGCGGGAAGAGTAATGAGCTTTTTCAAGAAAGCAGATCTCGAGGCGACACGGGTCCGCGATGGAATCGTGCTCAGGGCAATCTCCGGCAATAAGACAATGATCACTTTCTTCGATTTCGAGCCAGGTGCGGTTATACCTGCCCACAAGCATCCGCATGAACAGATAACCTATGTCATTGAGGGCGAGATGGAGTTTACCGTTGAAGGGGAGGCAAGGGTTCTCAGGGCCGGCGAGGGTGTCGTAATTTACGCCGATCAGGAGCACAGTGGAAGGGTGCTGGACAAGGCGGCTAAAGCCGTAGATGCATGGTATCCGATCCGGGAAGACTATTTATAG
- a CDS encoding DUF86 domain-containing protein, protein MIDKKLIEKKLRRIEEHIRELRLVNVATLEEFSGNTVARRFIERNIQLSIEQMVDICKHLVSALDLNEPETYAECFDILAGNRIIAKEHTDTFKAMARFRNILIHGYEDVEHSVTYAVYRKRLKDFRTFIKEIRTYLHAH, encoded by the coding sequence ATGATCGATAAAAAGCTGATCGAAAAAAAGCTCAGGCGCATAGAAGAGCACATCAGGGAGCTGCGTCTTGTGAACGTCGCCACCCTGGAGGAGTTCAGTGGAAATACCGTAGCCCGGAGGTTCATTGAAAGGAACATCCAGCTCTCGATTGAGCAGATGGTGGATATCTGCAAGCACCTCGTCAGCGCGCTCGATCTGAACGAGCCCGAAACCTATGCGGAATGCTTCGACATTCTTGCGGGAAACCGGATCATAGCGAAAGAGCATACCGATACCTTCAAAGCAATGGCCCGCTTCAGGAATATCCTCATTCATGGGTACGAGGATGTTGAGCATTCGGTAACCTACGCGGTTTACAGGAAGAGACTAAAAGATTTCAGGACCTTTATCAAGGAAATACGAACGTACCTGCACGCTCATTAG
- the modA gene encoding molybdate ABC transporter substrate-binding protein, with translation MRTVLLPALVFLAGSMLSLPPASAEPAREITVSAALSLKSAFEEIGKRYEAKYKRTRVAFNFGPSGDLVRQIEAGAPVDVFASAAPGDMDALDRKGLVIRSSRTDFAANAVVLVVPAAATASIRSFEDLATKGVKRIAIGNPKTAPVGRYAEEVFRYYRIFDAVEDKLVLAGNVRQVLDYVARGEVDAGVVYATDAMTRPKEVRGIATAPAQSHKPVLYPLAVVRGTKNERPARAFIDAVTSPEGKRILEKYGFTMSKN, from the coding sequence ATGAGGACGGTACTGCTTCCGGCCCTGGTCTTTTTAGCGGGCAGTATGCTCTCCCTGCCGCCGGCTTCCGCCGAACCGGCGCGGGAGATTACCGTTTCCGCGGCGCTCAGCCTGAAGAGCGCCTTCGAGGAAATCGGCAAACGGTACGAGGCGAAGTATAAAAGGACCAGGGTGGCCTTCAATTTCGGCCCCTCCGGCGATCTGGTCCGGCAGATCGAAGCCGGCGCTCCGGTCGATGTCTTCGCCTCGGCAGCGCCGGGCGATATGGATGCGCTGGACCGGAAGGGGCTCGTCATCCGGTCATCGAGGACCGATTTCGCGGCGAACGCCGTGGTGCTCGTGGTGCCCGCTGCTGCGACGGCATCGATACGATCTTTTGAAGACCTCGCGACAAAAGGCGTCAAGAGGATAGCGATAGGCAACCCGAAGACCGCGCCGGTCGGGCGATATGCCGAAGAAGTATTCCGGTACTACAGGATATTCGACGCAGTAGAAGACAAGCTCGTCCTCGCCGGGAACGTGCGCCAGGTGCTCGATTACGTGGCGCGCGGCGAAGTGGATGCAGGGGTTGTCTATGCGACGGATGCCATGACCAGGCCGAAAGAAGTCAGGGGCATCGCAACCGCTCCCGCGCAGAGCCATAAGCCCGTTCTCTATCCCCTTGCCGTCGTGAGAGGAACTAAAAATGAAAGACCGGCGAGAGCGTTCATCGATGCAGTAACCTCGCCGGAAGGGAAGAGGATACTCGAGAAATACGGGTTTACGATGAGTAAGAATTAA